A single region of the Manihot esculenta cultivar AM560-2 chromosome 12, M.esculenta_v8, whole genome shotgun sequence genome encodes:
- the LOC110628499 gene encoding geranylgeranyl pyrophosphate synthase, chloroplastic, translating into MSSVNLGSWVHTSSVLNQATRSRSRSKSFSLPFNPLKSLAIPFVYRKSERPISSVSAIITKEEETLQEEQNNSTPSFDFKSYMLQKANSINQALEAAVSLREPAKIHESMRYSLLAGGKRVRPALCLAACELVGGNDSMAMPAACAVEMIHTMSLIHDDLPCMDNDDLRRGKPTNHIVFGEDVAVLAGDALLAFAFEHIAVSTLNVSPARIVRAVGELAKAIGAEGLVAGQVVDISSEGLSEVGLEKLEFIHVHKTAKLLEGAVVLGAILGGGTDEEVEKLRKYARGIGLLFQVVDDILDVTKSSQELGKTAGKDLVADKVTYPKLLGIEKSKEFAEKLNKEAQEQLAEFDPEKAAPLIALANYIAYRQN; encoded by the coding sequence ATGAGTTCAGTGAATTTGGGTTCATGGGTTCATACCTCCTCTGTCTTAAACCAAGCTACCAGATCCAGATCCAGATCCAAATCCTTCTCTTTACCTTTCAATCCTCTTAAAAGTTTAGCGATTCCCTTTGTTTATAGAAAATCAGAGCGACCCATTTCCTCTGTATCTGCAATTATCACCAAGGAAGAAGAAACTCTTCAAGAAGAGCAGAATAATTCAACACCctcttttgattttaaatccTACATGCTCCAGAAAGCTAATTCCATCAACCAAGCTCTAGAAGCTGCCGTTTCTCTCCGAGAACCCGCTAAAATTCACGAGTCTATGCGGTATTCTCTCTTGGCCGGCGGTAAGAGGGTGCGACCGGCCCTCTGCCTCGCTGCGTGTGAGCTTGTTGGTGGGAATGATTCCATGGCGATGCCTGCTGCATGCGCTGTGGAAATGATTCATACTATGTCTCTCATCCATGATGACCTCCCTTGTATGGACAACGACGATCTCCGCCGGGGCAAGCCCACCAATCATATCGTGTTTGGAGAGGACGTGGCGGTTCTTGCCGGTGATGCACTCCTAGCATTCGCTTTCGAACACATCGCTGTTTCTACTTTAAATGTTTCTCCTGCTAGAATTGTTCGGGCAGTTGGGGAATTAGCGAAGGCGATTGGTGCAGAAGGGTTGGTTGCCGGCCAAGTAGTTGATATAAGTTCTGAGGGCTTATCTGAGGTGGGTTTAGAAAAGCTTGAATTTATTCATGTCCACAAGACCGCCAAGTTGCTAGAGGGGGCTGTGGTGCTTGGGGCTATATTGGGTGGAGGAACCGATGAGGAAGTTGAAAAGTTGAGGAAATACGCAAGGGGAATTGGGTTGTTGTTTCAAGTGGTTGACGATATTCTCGATGTGACTAAATCATCTCAAGAACTGGGGAAAACTGCGGGCAAGGACTTGGTGGCAGACAAGGTTACATATCCCAAGCTTTTGGGGATTGAGAAGTCGAAAGAATTTGCAGAGAAGCTGAACAAGGAAGCTCAGGAGCAGCTGGCTGAATTTGATCCTGAAAAGGCAGCTCCATTGATTGCTTTGGCTAATTACATAGCTTACAGGCAAAACTAA